CGGATGCGGCCGCAGGAACGGCGTGCCTGTCTGCACGGCCGCGTAGAGGGTGCCGTCCGGGCCCCGAGGACGGCGAGCGCCACCGCGCGGAACGCCGGGGGCAGTGCCGGGGCGGTGCCGGTGCCGTCCGTCATGCGACCTCGTCCATGCTCTGTTGAAACGGCTCCCCCTGGCAAGGGGACGGTCGCTGAATGCGCGCCTCCCATTCGGGGCAGGGAACGCGCGGAATTCGATGCATCGATGAACGGATCTCGAATGGCGACCACCTGCCCGCAAAGCCCGTCCCACATTTCGAGATCGGCGTGATATCCCGTGGGCAAGTGGTCGGCCGAATGATGTTTTTCCGGCCTGCGACCGCTGGAAAGATATCCCGGTTGATCCCGTGGAGGCCCCCTGCGGGACTGGCCGCGTGCGGTCGTGACACCGGGCGGCCGGCCCCGGACGGGTCACGGCAGGGGCCGACTGCCGCCAGACTGGCCGGTAACGGAAACGCGCCGGGGAGACGGGGAGACAGAGGGCGAGGGGTGCGGAGGGTGTCCGGTCAGATGTCGAGCCAGCCGCGGGCCACGGCATGCGCGCCGGCCTGGAAACGGGAGTCCGCCCGCAGCTTGCGCATGAGGTCGGTCATGATGCGGCGCAGGGTGCGCGAGGAGATCCCGAGCGACCTGGCGATGGCATCGTCTTTCATGCCCTGGCCAAGCATGCGGACCAGCGACAGCTCCCTGCTGTCCAGTTCCTCCTCCCCGATGTCGGCGCTCGGCACGACACCGGACGAGTCAGTGGCGCCGTGCACCCAGCAGAACTCGAACACCGAGATGAACAGGCCCAGCAAGTCGGGGTCCCGCACCTCCAGCGCGGTCATGGCCTCCGGATCGGACTCGGTGGTGCGGGCCGGTACGTAGGCCACGGCCCGGTCGATCACGATGAGCCGGAAGGGCAGCACCGAGGCCACCCGCACCTCGGCGCCCGCCTCCTGGAGCTCCGCCAGGTGCGCCCTGCCGTGCGGCACCTTGAGCATCGTGCTCAGGTGGATGGAGCGCATGCTGACGCCGCGTTCGATGACCTGGCGGTTGCGCTGCATGCTGTCCTTCAGCATGGCGTGCGGCAGCGGCGAGCCCGGGTGCATGCTCAGCACCTCGGTACGGGCCTGCGTGGCCGCGCCCTCCAGCGCGACCGATATCTCACGCTGACCTACCAACCGGTCGGTCTGGGGCATGCATTCGCCCTCCATGCGCAGCCGCAGCAGAGAGGAACTGAGCACGGACAGGGTCTCCCGGAACCGCTCCAGCTCGGCGAGACGCTCGCGGGACTCCTCCTCCTGGAGGGCGACCAGGCGGGCGAGAATCGCGTCCGGGGTGAGGGCCACCGCCTCGCCCCGGACATCCAGCCGGCGCACCAGCCCGGCCCGGCTCAACCGACCGAGCACCCTCTCCAGTTCGTCCTCGTGCATACCGAGGGCCTCGCCAGCCGCACGCGGATCCGCCGAGGGATCGCCGAGCAGCAGCCGCAGCAGGCGATGTTCCTGGTCAGTCAACGTATGTCGCACAGGCAACCCTCCTCATAATCATGCTCACTATGGCATGATCAAACACTGAGATCACTCCCAGGTCGCGACCGCGGCCGCCACCGGGGCGGACCGCGGACCCGCCGACAGGCTGCGGACAGACCGGATTCCACGCCACGGCGGGCCCGGACATACCGAAGCGGGCCATCGCATCGCGCGATGGCCCGCTGCACGCCGACGTCGGCGTCGGCGTCGGCCGGCGGATCAGCCCCAGGCGAGATCACCCGGTTCGGCGCTCACCGTCACGGCGTGCGCCGCGGCCCGCTCCTCGCCCTCTCCGGCGGCACCGACCAGCACCGCGAGCATGGCGACCCCCATCAGAAGCACGGCGACTCGGCTTCGCGTGGCCTTGATGCTCTCGTTGCGCATTCCATCCCCTTTGTCAGCTCTTGCGGGCCGGCTTCCCTCCGGCCGCAATTCAATACTCCCCGCTCACGCGCGACAGGAAAAGGACGACGCTTCGACCGGGAAAGGCCATGGCACATTACGGCCACGTAACGGAAGGTAAGAAAACTCTTGGACGCCGGGTTATCTGGGAGATCATCCGAGAAAACTGCACCGTACACAGAAGTTATTGACTCAACCGCGCCGCCCGCAAGGAATCTTGCGGCCCGGCTCCGTGACCGCCCTTCCTGTCCGGAGCCGGACACGTCAGGTCACGGCCAGCGTCCGGCTGTGGACAGCCCGTCGCCGCCCCGCCGAGGATCGGGGCATCCGCCGGCAGAGACGCTTGCCACCGAGGAGACCCGGTGCGGGTCATTCCTCCTGCACTGCCTGAAACAGCCGGACTTCTGTACGCCTGTACGCAAAGGATCACGTGTGACTGACAAGTTGTGGGGCGGCCGGTTCGACGAGGACATCACCTCCGAGGTCCTCGACTACACGCTCACCACCGACATCGACGTCCGACTCATCTTCGCCGACCTGTGGCAGGACATCGCCCATGTGCTGATGCTCGGCAAGCGCGGGATCATCCCCGCCGACAACGCCCGGGCGATCCTCGGCGCTCTTCTGCGGCTGTGGGAGAAGCACGAGCGCGGTGAACTCGCCCTGCGGCCCGAGCTGGAGGACGTCCACTTCAACATCGAGCAGATGGTGATCGAGGACCTCGGCCGCGAGACCGGCGGGCACATGCACACCGCCCGCTCCCGCAACGACCAGGTCTCCACCGACACCCGGATGTACCTGCGCCGCGTCCAGCTCGACGCCGTCGCCGCGAACCTCGCGCTCGTCGACGTCCTGCTCTCCTTCCCGGAGGAGGAACTCCTCGCCATCCTCCCCGGTTACACCCACAGCCAGGCCGCCCAGCCGGTCTCCGTCGCCTTCTGGAAGACCGCCCACGCCAGCATGCTGCTGCGCGACGTACGGCGGCTGCGCGGTGCCTTCGACCGCACCGACGAGTCCGCCCTGGGCGCCTGCGCGCTGGCCGGCACCTCCTTCCCGCTGGACCGCGAACTCACCGCCCGGCTGCTCGGCTTCCGGGGTGTGCTCAGCCACGCACTCGACGCCACCAGCGCCCGTGACTACCTCATCGAGACGGCCTCGGCCTTCGCGATCGGCGGCAACAACCTCTCCCGCATGGCCGAGGAGATCGTCATGTGGAGCGGCCACGAGTACAGCCTCGTGGAGGTCTCCGACGCCTACGCCACCGGCAGCTCGATCATGCCCCAGAAGAAGAACCCGGTCGTCGCCGAACTCACCCGCGGCCGGGCCGGACGCACCGCCGGCACCCTGGTCCAGCTGCTCACCATGGCCAAGGGCGTCACCCTCGGCTACAGCTGCGACCTGCAGGACGACAAGCCGTACCTGTGGAACGCCATCGACACCTATCTGTCCACCTTGCGCATCGTCGCCGGGCAGACCAAGGAACTGCGCTTCGACAGCGCCCGCGGCGAACACCTGTGCTGGGACAACTTCTCCACGGCCACCGAACTCGCCAACTACCTGGTCGCCGAGCACGGCCTGCCGTTCCGCGAGACCCACCACATCACCGGCTCCCTCGTCGGCGCCCTGATCAAGCGCGGCGCGACACTGCGCGACACCAAGGCCGGCGCCGAGATCCTGGCCGAACTCGGCCACCCCGTCGAGGAGTCGGTGCTCGCCCGCATCTTCGCCCCGCGCACCGCGGTCACCAGCTACACCAGTCCCGGCGGCACCTCCCCGCAGAGTGTCGAGGCCGTCCGCGCCGAACTGCGGCAGACGGCCCAGGGGCACGCCGGGTGGCTGGAGCGCACCCGGGACAAGCTCGGCACCGCGCAGGCCGCGACGTTCCGGGCGGCCCGCGAGATCGCCGCCGGCGCCGACTTCGCCAAGGTCCTCGACACCGTCGCGGCCGACCTGCCCGCCCTCGAGCAGCGCTGACCCGCCCGCACCCCAGCCGACCCGACATCCCGGAGACCCCATGAAGATCGTGCTCGCCTATTCCGGAGGCCTGGACACCTCCGTGGCCTTGCACTGGCTCAAGGAGCGCTACGACGCCGAGGTCATCGCCTTCTGCGCGGACATCGGCCAGCTCGAGTCCCTCGACGCCGTCAAGGAGCGCGCCCTGGCCACCGGCGCCTCCAAGGTCTACATGGAGCCGCTCGCCGAGCGCTTCCTGGCCGACTTCGCGCTGCCCGCCCTTCAGGCGCACGCCCGCTACGAGAACAAGTACCTGGTCGCGGCCCCGCTGTCGCGTCCACTGATCGCCCAGCGCATGGTGGAGATCGCGCACGCCGAGGGCGCGGACGCCGTCGCACACGGGGCCACCGGCAAGGGCAACGACCAGGTCCGCTTCCATACCAGCGTCACCGCGCTGGACTCGGGCCTGAAGGTGCTCGCGCCGGTCATCGACTGGGAACTGACCACGCGGGACAGCGAGCTGGCGTACGCCCGCGAGCACGGCATCGCGGTGTCGGTCACCAAGGAGAACCCGTACAGCATCGACACCAACATCTGGGGCACCAGTATCGAGTGCGGTGAGCTGGACGACATCGAGCAGCCGCCGCCGGCCCACGCCTGGCAGCTCACCGCCGACCCCAAGTCGGCCCCGGACACCGCGGAGCAGGTCACGATCCGCTTCGAGGGCGGCGTCCCCGTGGCCCTCGACGGGGAGAAGCTGGAGCTGGTGGAGCTGGTGCGCCGGCTCAACTCCCTGGCCGCGCGGCACGGTGTGGGCCGTATCGACATCGTGGAAAGCCGGATCGTCGGCTTCAAGACGCGCGGCATCTACGAGGCGCCCGCCGCTACCGTGCTGATGGCCGCGCACGAGGAGCTGGAGGCGATCGTCCTCGACCGCGAGACCCTGCACCACAAGCAGGCCCTCGCCCTGCGCTACGCCGAACTCGCCTACTACGGCTACTGGTTCTCGGATCTGCGGCGCGCCCTGGACGGCCTCGTCGCCGCACTCCAGCCGCAGGTGACCGGCGAGATCACGATGGAGCTGTACAAGGGCTCGTGCACCGTGCTCGCCCGGCGCTCGGAGAACTCCCGCTACAGCGGCCGGCTGGCCACGTACGAGGCCGGTGACACCTTCGACCACAAGGCGGGCGCCGGCTTCGCCTACGTGTGGTCCCTGCCCCTCACGCGTCCGTGACCGAAAGGAAAGAGGCGACCCGCATGCGCATCGTTTTCATGGGCTACCAGACCTGGGGCCACCGCGTCCTGGAAGCCCTGCTGAGGTCGGAGCACGAGGTCCCGCTCGTGATCACCCACCCCACGAGCGACCACGTCTACGAGACCATCTGGAACGACTCCGTCGCCCAGCTCGCCGAGGAGCACGGCATCCCGGTCCTGGAGCGCAGGTACGCCAACGACGACGAAGTGGCGGAGCTGCTCAGGGAGTTGCAGCCCGACCTGCTGGTCTCCTCGGACTGGCGCAGCTGGGTCGCCCCGCACATCTACGGTCTGGCCAAGCACGGCGCGATCAACATCCACGACGCTCTGCTGCCCCGCTACGGCGGCTTCGCCCCGCTCAACTGGGCACTCGTCAACGGCGAGTCGGAGGTCGGCGTCACCGTCCACTTCATGAACGAGGACTTCGACCTCGGCGACATCGTGGTGCAGAAGCGGGTGCCCGTCGAGGACAAGGACACCGTCACCGACCTGTTCCACAAGACGCTGGAGCTGTTCGTGCCGGCCACCCTGGAGGCCATCGACCTCATCGGGTCCGGCCGTACCGACTGGATCAAGCAGGATCCGGCGCAGGCCACCTTCTTCCACAAGCGGTCTGTCGAAGACAGCCGGATCGACTGGACATGGCCCGCCCGGGACATCGTCAACCTGGTCCGGGCCCAGGTCGATCCGTATCCCAACGCCTTCGCCTACTACAAGGGCGAGCGCATCCGCATCCTGTCCGCCTCGGTCTCCCAGCTGCGCCTCGGCGGCACCATCGGCCGGGTGTTCCGCCCCGAGGGCGAGGGCGTGGCCGTGGTCTGCGGTCCCGACGCCCGCCGGGGCACCGAACACGGCCTCGTGGTCGAGCGGGTCCGCACCGACGACGGGCGGGAGCTGAGCGGCCGCGAGTTCTTCCGCACCATGGGCGGATATCTCACCAGCCGCCCGTAGCCGCTGCCCGTGCCCCACCGGGGTGGTCCCCGCCGGGGACCACCTCTTCCCGTTCCGAGGTACCGCCCTGGAGATCGCATGCCTGTCAGGGAACCGACAGCACTGCCCGCCGGCAGCCGGCGCCGGCTGCCGGCGACCGGCCACCCGCACCGCCGGGCCGGGCTCCCGGCCGGACCCGCGACCGCGCCTGCCGGCCCCTCGCGCCACCGGTACGCGGACGTCCGGTGCCCGCCGCGCGATCGTCGGGTGATCACCGAGGACGGAGGGCGCCGCCGCGGTGTCCGACGCTGAGACCTTCAGATGCGAGCGCAGCGGACCGGTGGCGACCGTGGTGTTCACGGGCCCGCACCACGCCAACGCCCTGAGCCGGCGGCGCATGCGCGAACTGCGTGCCCTGCTGGTGCGGCTGGCCGCCGACGCGACCGTGCACGCGGTCGTCCTGCGCGCCGACCGCGAGCACTCCTTCACGGTGGGCGGCGACTTCCACGAGATGCAGTTCTTCGTCGGCGGCGCCGAGGTCGACGCGTGGAGCGACGACATCGCCGACCTGTGCGTCGCCGCGCTGGAGGTCACCAAGCCGACTGTGGCCGCGCTGGACGGCCATGTCGCGGGTATCGGCGTGATGCTCGCCCTCACCTGCGACTACCGCGTCGGCTCCGAGAGCTGCTCGCTGAGCATGCCGCACCTCCAGCTGGGCATCGCCGGGGTCTACGCCGGATACGTCCTGGAGCAAGCCCTGGGGCGCTCGCTGATGCAGGAGATGCTGATGTCGGGCGAGCCCTGGTCGTCCGAGGACGCGTTGAGCGATGGACTGCTGCAACGGGTCGTCCCCGACAAGGACCTGGCCGCCACCGCCCTGAAGCTCGCCGAACGCTTCGCCGGATACGACGCCGAGGCGTTCCGCGCCACCAAACGCCAGCTGAACCTGCCGTTCGTGCGGGGACTGCGCAAGGTGGGGCACGCGGCCCGCGCCGCGCACCGGGCTGGCTTCGCCACCGGCCGGCCCCAGCGGCGCATGCGGCTGATCCTCGGCGAGGACTGACCCGGCTCCGCCGGCTCCTGCCCCCTGCCCCGGCGCCGCGGACGCGCGGCGCCCCCGCCCGTGACAAGG
This is a stretch of genomic DNA from Streptomyces rubradiris. It encodes these proteins:
- a CDS encoding helix-turn-helix domain-containing protein, with translation MRHTLTDQEHRLLRLLLGDPSADPRAAGEALGMHEDELERVLGRLSRAGLVRRLDVRGEAVALTPDAILARLVALQEEESRERLAELERFRETLSVLSSSLLRLRMEGECMPQTDRLVGQREISVALEGAATQARTEVLSMHPGSPLPHAMLKDSMQRNRQVIERGVSMRSIHLSTMLKVPHGRAHLAELQEAGAEVRVASVLPFRLIVIDRAVAYVPARTTESDPEAMTALEVRDPDLLGLFISVFEFCWVHGATDSSGVVPSADIGEEELDSRELSLVRMLGQGMKDDAIARSLGISSRTLRRIMTDLMRKLRADSRFQAGAHAVARGWLDI
- the argH gene encoding argininosuccinate lyase — encoded protein: MTDKLWGGRFDEDITSEVLDYTLTTDIDVRLIFADLWQDIAHVLMLGKRGIIPADNARAILGALLRLWEKHERGELALRPELEDVHFNIEQMVIEDLGRETGGHMHTARSRNDQVSTDTRMYLRRVQLDAVAANLALVDVLLSFPEEELLAILPGYTHSQAAQPVSVAFWKTAHASMLLRDVRRLRGAFDRTDESALGACALAGTSFPLDRELTARLLGFRGVLSHALDATSARDYLIETASAFAIGGNNLSRMAEEIVMWSGHEYSLVEVSDAYATGSSIMPQKKNPVVAELTRGRAGRTAGTLVQLLTMAKGVTLGYSCDLQDDKPYLWNAIDTYLSTLRIVAGQTKELRFDSARGEHLCWDNFSTATELANYLVAEHGLPFRETHHITGSLVGALIKRGATLRDTKAGAEILAELGHPVEESVLARIFAPRTAVTSYTSPGGTSPQSVEAVRAELRQTAQGHAGWLERTRDKLGTAQAATFRAAREIAAGADFAKVLDTVAADLPALEQR
- a CDS encoding argininosuccinate synthase translates to MKIVLAYSGGLDTSVALHWLKERYDAEVIAFCADIGQLESLDAVKERALATGASKVYMEPLAERFLADFALPALQAHARYENKYLVAAPLSRPLIAQRMVEIAHAEGADAVAHGATGKGNDQVRFHTSVTALDSGLKVLAPVIDWELTTRDSELAYAREHGIAVSVTKENPYSIDTNIWGTSIECGELDDIEQPPPAHAWQLTADPKSAPDTAEQVTIRFEGGVPVALDGEKLELVELVRRLNSLAARHGVGRIDIVESRIVGFKTRGIYEAPAATVLMAAHEELEAIVLDRETLHHKQALALRYAELAYYGYWFSDLRRALDGLVAALQPQVTGEITMELYKGSCTVLARRSENSRYSGRLATYEAGDTFDHKAGAGFAYVWSLPLTRP
- a CDS encoding methionyl-tRNA formyltransferase, translated to MRIVFMGYQTWGHRVLEALLRSEHEVPLVITHPTSDHVYETIWNDSVAQLAEEHGIPVLERRYANDDEVAELLRELQPDLLVSSDWRSWVAPHIYGLAKHGAINIHDALLPRYGGFAPLNWALVNGESEVGVTVHFMNEDFDLGDIVVQKRVPVEDKDTVTDLFHKTLELFVPATLEAIDLIGSGRTDWIKQDPAQATFFHKRSVEDSRIDWTWPARDIVNLVRAQVDPYPNAFAYYKGERIRILSASVSQLRLGGTIGRVFRPEGEGVAVVCGPDARRGTEHGLVVERVRTDDGRELSGREFFRTMGGYLTSRP
- a CDS encoding enoyl-CoA hydratase/isomerase family protein; translation: MSDAETFRCERSGPVATVVFTGPHHANALSRRRMRELRALLVRLAADATVHAVVLRADREHSFTVGGDFHEMQFFVGGAEVDAWSDDIADLCVAALEVTKPTVAALDGHVAGIGVMLALTCDYRVGSESCSLSMPHLQLGIAGVYAGYVLEQALGRSLMQEMLMSGEPWSSEDALSDGLLQRVVPDKDLAATALKLAERFAGYDAEAFRATKRQLNLPFVRGLRKVGHAARAAHRAGFATGRPQRRMRLILGED